One part of the Quercus lobata isolate SW786 chromosome 7, ValleyOak3.0 Primary Assembly, whole genome shotgun sequence genome encodes these proteins:
- the LOC115954273 gene encoding aminopeptidase M1-like isoform X2, protein MKVMVSMEEFKGQPRLPKFAVPKRYDIKLKPNLTTCKFAGSVAIELKIVADTSFIVLNAAELSIGTTSVSFTHPAAHSSNSKQQVLKPLKVDVVEEDEILVLNFGDTLPIGLGLLTIHFQGSLNDKMKGFYISTYEHNDEKKNMAVTQFKPDDARRCFPCWDEPACKATFKITLDVPSELVARSNMPIIEEKVVGDLKTVSYQESPIMSTYSVAIVVGLFDYVEHLTSDGVKVRVYCQVGKVNPGKFALDVAVRTLELYEEYFAMPYSLPKLDMVAIPDFAFGSMENYGLVTYCETALLYDVQHSTTADKQRVVIAVAHELAHQWFGNLVTMEWRTHLWLNEGFATWVSYLAADRLFPEWKVWTQFLDDYTEGLGMDGLRESHPIEVKINHASEIDEIIDSISYIKGASVIRMLQSYLGADCFQRSLASYVKNFACSNAKTEDLWDALEEESGEPVNKLMNSWTKQKGYPVVSVKVKYQKLEFEQSRFLASGSHGDGQWIVPITLCCGSYDARKNFLLQTNSETLDMKELMSGESNLASAWVKLNVDQTGFYRVEYDEDLEARLRNAIENKYLSATDRLGILDDSFALCMARQKSFTSFLELLNAYKEELEYTVLSNLIKISYKVDRITADAAPGSSVASFFIELFLHSAMKLGWEPKTGESHLDTMLRGKVLTALAVFGHDLTLKEARRRFLAFLDDRSTPLLHPDIRKAVYVAVMRRVSTSNRFGYESLLRVYRETNSSQEKARILSSLTSSPDPNITLEALNFLLSSEVRTQDAVLGLAVSREGRETAWSWLKFASFEKAEEIQEFFASRTNSKIARTLKQSIERVHINAYWAQSFRIELQNHLAWPFERIEQTYCVIL, encoded by the exons ATGAAAGTTATGGTTTCCATGGAGGAATTCAAAGGGCAACCTCGGCTTCCAAAATTCGCTGTCCCAAAACGCTATGACATAAAGCTGAAACCGAACCTCACCACGTGCAAGTTTGCTGGCTCCGTGGCTATTGAGCTCAAAATCGTGGCAGATACCAGTTTCATCGTCCTCAACGCCGCTGAACTATCCATTGGTACCACCTCCGTATCTTTCACTCACCCAGCTGCACACTCTTCTAATTCTAAGCAGCAG GTGTTAAAGCCTTTAAAAGTTGATGTGGTTGAAGAGGACGAGATTTTGGTTTTGAACTTTGGTGACACTCTTCCCATTGGTCTCGGACTTCTCACTATCCACTTTCAAGGTTCCTTAAACGACAAAATGAAGGGCTTTTATATAAG TACATATGAGCACAATGATGAGAAGAAGAATATGGCAGTAACACAGTTTAAACCAGATGATGCTAGGCGATGCTTTCCTTGTTGGGATGAACCTGCTTGCAAG GCTACGTTCAAAATCACATTGGATGTGCCATCAGAACTAGTAGCTCGTTCCAACATGCCAATTATTGAAGAAAAAGTGGTTGGGGATTTGAAGACAGTTTCATATCAAGAATCACCAATCATGTCTACATATTCGGTGGCAATTGTTGTTGGTTTGTTTGATTATGTGGAACATCTTACATCTGATG GAGTTAAAGTTCGAGTATACTGTCAGGTTGGTAAAGTAAATCCAGGGAAATTCGCATTGGATGTTGCTGTTAGGACACTTGAATTATACGAAGA ATACTTTGCAATGCCTTACTCTCTTCCCAAATTGGATATGGTTGCAATTCCTGATTTTGCTTTTGGTTCCATGGAGAATTATGGTTTGGTTACATACTGTGAAACAGCTTTGCTCTATGATGTTCAGCATTCCACAACTGCTGATAAGCAGAGG GTTGTGATTGCTGTAGCCCACGAACTAGCACATCAGTGGTTTGGCAATCTTGTAACGATGGAATGGCGGACTCATTTGTGGCTGAATGAGGGGTTCGCAACATGG GTCAGTTATTTAGCAGCTGATCGCTTGTTCCCAGAATGGAAAGTGTGGACTCAGTTTCTTGATGACTATACAGAGGGTCTTGGGATGGATGGGCTTAGAGAGTCCCATCCCATTGAG GTGAAGATAAATCATGCTAGTGAGATTGATGAAATAATTGACTCAATAAGTTACATAAAAGGTGCATCTGTTATCCGGATGCTACAAAGCTATCTTGGTGCTGATTGCTTTCAG AGGTCACTTGCTTcatatgtaaaaaattttgcttGCTCGAATGCGAAGACAGAAGATTTATGGGATGCACTAGAGGAGGAATCCGGTGAGCCTGTGAACAAGCTAATGAATTCATGGACAAAGCAAAAGGGGTACCCAGTCGTCTCTGTCAAAGTCAAATATCAGAAATTGGAGTTTGAGCAG TCACGATTTTTGGCAAGTGGTTCCCATGGGGATGGGCAATGGATTGTTCCAATAACATTATGCTGTGGCTCATATGATGCGCGCAAGAATTTTCTACTTCAAACAAATTCTGAAACTCTTGATATGAAAGAGCTCATGAGCGGCGAAAGCAATTTAGCATCTGCTTGGGTAAAACTTAATGTCGATCAGACTGGTTTCTATAGGGTTGAATATGATGAGGACCTTGAAGCTAGACTCCGAAATGCAATAGAGAACAAATACTTATCTGCAACAGACAGATTAG GCATCCTGGATGATTCATTTGCCCTTTGTATGGCTCGCCAGAAGTCTTTCACTTCATTTTTAGAGTTGCTGAATGCTTATAAGGAGGAACTCGAATATACCGTGCTGTCTAATTTAATCAAA ATAAGTTATAAAGTTGATAGAATTACAGCTGATGCAGCCCCTGGGTCATCGGTTGCCAGtttttttattgaacttttCCTGCATTCAGCAAT GAAGCTTGGTTGGGAGCCTAAGACAGGTGAGAGCCATCTAGATACAATGTTGAGAGGAAAGGTTTTGACTGCCCTTGCTGTGTTTGGACATGATCTGACACTTAAAGAAGCAAGAAGACGTTTTCTAGCATTCTTGGATGACAGAAGTACACCACTCCTCCATCCTGACATAAGAAAG GCAGTATATGTGGCTGTAATGCGAAGAGTCAGCACCTCAAACAGATTTGGTTATGAATCTCTTTTGAGAGTGTACAGAGAGACTAATTCGAGCCAGGAGAAAGCACGCATTCTAA GTTCATTAACATCTTCTCCAGATCCCAACATAACTCTTGAAGCTCTCAACTTTTTGTTGTCTTCTGAG GTTCGTACCCAAGATGCTGTTCTTGGACTTGCTGTTAGTAGGGAAGGAAGGGAAACAGCTTGGTCATGGCTGAAG TTTGCTTCGTTTGAGAAGGCTGAAGAAATACAGGAGTTTTTTGCAAGCCGTACTAACTCCAAGATTGCTAGAACCTTGAAGCAGAGCATTGAAAGGGTTCACATCAATGCATATTGGGCTCAGAGTTTTAGGATTGAATTACAGAATCATCTTGCCTGGCCCTTTGAGCGAATTGAACAAACTTATTGTGTAATACTATGA
- the LOC115954273 gene encoding aminopeptidase M1-like isoform X1, whose protein sequence is MKVMVSMEEFKGQPRLPKFAVPKRYDIKLKPNLTTCKFAGSVAIELKIVADTSFIVLNAAELSIGTTSVSFTHPAAHSSNSKQQVLKPLKVDVVEEDEILVLNFGDTLPIGLGLLTIHFQGSLNDKMKGFYISTYEHNDEKKNMAVTQFKPDDARRCFPCWDEPACKATFKITLDVPSELVARSNMPIIEEKVVGDLKTVSYQESPIMSTYSVAIVVGLFDYVEHLTSDGVKVRVYCQVGKVNPGKFALDVAVRTLELYEEYFAMPYSLPKLDMVAIPDFAFGSMENYGLVTYCETALLYDVQHSTTADKQRVVIAVAHELAHQWFGNLVTMEWRTHLWLNEGFATWVSYLAADRLFPEWKVWTQFLDDYTEGLGMDGLRESHPIEVKINHASEIDEIIDSISYIKGASVIRMLQSYLGADCFQRSLASYVKNFACSNAKTEDLWDALEEESGEPVNKLMNSWTKQKGYPVVSVKVKYQKLEFEQSRFLASGSHGDGQWIVPITLCCGSYDARKNFLLQTNSETLDMKELMSGESNLASAWVKLNVDQTGFYRVEYDEDLEARLRNAIENKYLSATDRLGILDDSFALCMARQKSFTSFLELLNAYKEELEYTVLSNLIKISYKVDRITADAAPGSSVASFFIELFLHSAMKLGWEPKTGESHLDTMLRGKVLTALAVFGHDLTLKEARRRFLAFLDDRSTPLLHPDIRKAVYVAVMRRVSTSNRFGYESLLRVYRETNSSQEKARILSSLTSSPDPNITLEALNFLLSSEVRTQDAVLGLAVSREGRETAWSWLKNYWEHISKTWGSGYLITHFINSIVSPFASFEKAEEIQEFFASRTNSKIARTLKQSIERVHINAYWAQSFRIELQNHLAWPFERIEQTYCVIL, encoded by the exons ATGAAAGTTATGGTTTCCATGGAGGAATTCAAAGGGCAACCTCGGCTTCCAAAATTCGCTGTCCCAAAACGCTATGACATAAAGCTGAAACCGAACCTCACCACGTGCAAGTTTGCTGGCTCCGTGGCTATTGAGCTCAAAATCGTGGCAGATACCAGTTTCATCGTCCTCAACGCCGCTGAACTATCCATTGGTACCACCTCCGTATCTTTCACTCACCCAGCTGCACACTCTTCTAATTCTAAGCAGCAG GTGTTAAAGCCTTTAAAAGTTGATGTGGTTGAAGAGGACGAGATTTTGGTTTTGAACTTTGGTGACACTCTTCCCATTGGTCTCGGACTTCTCACTATCCACTTTCAAGGTTCCTTAAACGACAAAATGAAGGGCTTTTATATAAG TACATATGAGCACAATGATGAGAAGAAGAATATGGCAGTAACACAGTTTAAACCAGATGATGCTAGGCGATGCTTTCCTTGTTGGGATGAACCTGCTTGCAAG GCTACGTTCAAAATCACATTGGATGTGCCATCAGAACTAGTAGCTCGTTCCAACATGCCAATTATTGAAGAAAAAGTGGTTGGGGATTTGAAGACAGTTTCATATCAAGAATCACCAATCATGTCTACATATTCGGTGGCAATTGTTGTTGGTTTGTTTGATTATGTGGAACATCTTACATCTGATG GAGTTAAAGTTCGAGTATACTGTCAGGTTGGTAAAGTAAATCCAGGGAAATTCGCATTGGATGTTGCTGTTAGGACACTTGAATTATACGAAGA ATACTTTGCAATGCCTTACTCTCTTCCCAAATTGGATATGGTTGCAATTCCTGATTTTGCTTTTGGTTCCATGGAGAATTATGGTTTGGTTACATACTGTGAAACAGCTTTGCTCTATGATGTTCAGCATTCCACAACTGCTGATAAGCAGAGG GTTGTGATTGCTGTAGCCCACGAACTAGCACATCAGTGGTTTGGCAATCTTGTAACGATGGAATGGCGGACTCATTTGTGGCTGAATGAGGGGTTCGCAACATGG GTCAGTTATTTAGCAGCTGATCGCTTGTTCCCAGAATGGAAAGTGTGGACTCAGTTTCTTGATGACTATACAGAGGGTCTTGGGATGGATGGGCTTAGAGAGTCCCATCCCATTGAG GTGAAGATAAATCATGCTAGTGAGATTGATGAAATAATTGACTCAATAAGTTACATAAAAGGTGCATCTGTTATCCGGATGCTACAAAGCTATCTTGGTGCTGATTGCTTTCAG AGGTCACTTGCTTcatatgtaaaaaattttgcttGCTCGAATGCGAAGACAGAAGATTTATGGGATGCACTAGAGGAGGAATCCGGTGAGCCTGTGAACAAGCTAATGAATTCATGGACAAAGCAAAAGGGGTACCCAGTCGTCTCTGTCAAAGTCAAATATCAGAAATTGGAGTTTGAGCAG TCACGATTTTTGGCAAGTGGTTCCCATGGGGATGGGCAATGGATTGTTCCAATAACATTATGCTGTGGCTCATATGATGCGCGCAAGAATTTTCTACTTCAAACAAATTCTGAAACTCTTGATATGAAAGAGCTCATGAGCGGCGAAAGCAATTTAGCATCTGCTTGGGTAAAACTTAATGTCGATCAGACTGGTTTCTATAGGGTTGAATATGATGAGGACCTTGAAGCTAGACTCCGAAATGCAATAGAGAACAAATACTTATCTGCAACAGACAGATTAG GCATCCTGGATGATTCATTTGCCCTTTGTATGGCTCGCCAGAAGTCTTTCACTTCATTTTTAGAGTTGCTGAATGCTTATAAGGAGGAACTCGAATATACCGTGCTGTCTAATTTAATCAAA ATAAGTTATAAAGTTGATAGAATTACAGCTGATGCAGCCCCTGGGTCATCGGTTGCCAGtttttttattgaacttttCCTGCATTCAGCAAT GAAGCTTGGTTGGGAGCCTAAGACAGGTGAGAGCCATCTAGATACAATGTTGAGAGGAAAGGTTTTGACTGCCCTTGCTGTGTTTGGACATGATCTGACACTTAAAGAAGCAAGAAGACGTTTTCTAGCATTCTTGGATGACAGAAGTACACCACTCCTCCATCCTGACATAAGAAAG GCAGTATATGTGGCTGTAATGCGAAGAGTCAGCACCTCAAACAGATTTGGTTATGAATCTCTTTTGAGAGTGTACAGAGAGACTAATTCGAGCCAGGAGAAAGCACGCATTCTAA GTTCATTAACATCTTCTCCAGATCCCAACATAACTCTTGAAGCTCTCAACTTTTTGTTGTCTTCTGAG GTTCGTACCCAAGATGCTGTTCTTGGACTTGCTGTTAGTAGGGAAGGAAGGGAAACAGCTTGGTCATGGCTGAAG AATTACTGGGAGCATATTTCAAAAACCTGGGGTTCCGGATATCTAATAACTCACTTCATCAATTCAATTGTCTCACCG TTTGCTTCGTTTGAGAAGGCTGAAGAAATACAGGAGTTTTTTGCAAGCCGTACTAACTCCAAGATTGCTAGAACCTTGAAGCAGAGCATTGAAAGGGTTCACATCAATGCATATTGGGCTCAGAGTTTTAGGATTGAATTACAGAATCATCTTGCCTGGCCCTTTGAGCGAATTGAACAAACTTATTGTGTAATACTATGA
- the LOC115954273 gene encoding aminopeptidase M1-like isoform X4, which translates to MKVMVSMEEFKGQPRLPKFAVPKRYDIKLKPNLTTCKFAGSVAIELKIVADTSFIVLNAAELSIGTTSVSFTHPAAHSSNSKQQVLKPLKVDVVEEDEILVLNFGDTLPIGLGLLTIHFQGSLNDKMKGFYISTYEHNDEKKNMAVTQFKPDDARRCFPCWDEPACKATFKITLDVPSELVARSNMPIIEEKVVGDLKTVSYQESPIMSTYSVAIVVGLFDYVEHLTSDGVKVRVYCQVGKVNPGKFALDVAVRTLELYEEYFAMPYSLPKLDMVAIPDFAFGSMENYGLVTYCETALLYDVQHSTTADKQRVVIAVAHELAHQWFGNLVTMEWRTHLWLNEGFATWVSYLAADRLFPEWKVWTQFLDDYTEGLGMDGLRESHPIEVKINHASEIDEIIDSISYIKGASVIRMLQSYLGADCFQRSLASYVKNFACSNAKTEDLWDALEEESGEPVNKLMNSWTKQKGYPVVSVKVKYQKLEFEQISYKVDRITADAAPGSSVASFFIELFLHSAMKLGWEPKTGESHLDTMLRGKVLTALAVFGHDLTLKEARRRFLAFLDDRSTPLLHPDIRKAVYVAVMRRVSTSNRFGYESLLRVYRETNSSQEKARILSSLTSSPDPNITLEALNFLLSSEVRTQDAVLGLAVSREGRETAWSWLKNYWEHISKTWGSGYLITHFINSIVSPFASFEKAEEIQEFFASRTNSKIARTLKQSIERVHINAYWAQSFRIELQNHLAWPFERIEQTYCVIL; encoded by the exons ATGAAAGTTATGGTTTCCATGGAGGAATTCAAAGGGCAACCTCGGCTTCCAAAATTCGCTGTCCCAAAACGCTATGACATAAAGCTGAAACCGAACCTCACCACGTGCAAGTTTGCTGGCTCCGTGGCTATTGAGCTCAAAATCGTGGCAGATACCAGTTTCATCGTCCTCAACGCCGCTGAACTATCCATTGGTACCACCTCCGTATCTTTCACTCACCCAGCTGCACACTCTTCTAATTCTAAGCAGCAG GTGTTAAAGCCTTTAAAAGTTGATGTGGTTGAAGAGGACGAGATTTTGGTTTTGAACTTTGGTGACACTCTTCCCATTGGTCTCGGACTTCTCACTATCCACTTTCAAGGTTCCTTAAACGACAAAATGAAGGGCTTTTATATAAG TACATATGAGCACAATGATGAGAAGAAGAATATGGCAGTAACACAGTTTAAACCAGATGATGCTAGGCGATGCTTTCCTTGTTGGGATGAACCTGCTTGCAAG GCTACGTTCAAAATCACATTGGATGTGCCATCAGAACTAGTAGCTCGTTCCAACATGCCAATTATTGAAGAAAAAGTGGTTGGGGATTTGAAGACAGTTTCATATCAAGAATCACCAATCATGTCTACATATTCGGTGGCAATTGTTGTTGGTTTGTTTGATTATGTGGAACATCTTACATCTGATG GAGTTAAAGTTCGAGTATACTGTCAGGTTGGTAAAGTAAATCCAGGGAAATTCGCATTGGATGTTGCTGTTAGGACACTTGAATTATACGAAGA ATACTTTGCAATGCCTTACTCTCTTCCCAAATTGGATATGGTTGCAATTCCTGATTTTGCTTTTGGTTCCATGGAGAATTATGGTTTGGTTACATACTGTGAAACAGCTTTGCTCTATGATGTTCAGCATTCCACAACTGCTGATAAGCAGAGG GTTGTGATTGCTGTAGCCCACGAACTAGCACATCAGTGGTTTGGCAATCTTGTAACGATGGAATGGCGGACTCATTTGTGGCTGAATGAGGGGTTCGCAACATGG GTCAGTTATTTAGCAGCTGATCGCTTGTTCCCAGAATGGAAAGTGTGGACTCAGTTTCTTGATGACTATACAGAGGGTCTTGGGATGGATGGGCTTAGAGAGTCCCATCCCATTGAG GTGAAGATAAATCATGCTAGTGAGATTGATGAAATAATTGACTCAATAAGTTACATAAAAGGTGCATCTGTTATCCGGATGCTACAAAGCTATCTTGGTGCTGATTGCTTTCAG AGGTCACTTGCTTcatatgtaaaaaattttgcttGCTCGAATGCGAAGACAGAAGATTTATGGGATGCACTAGAGGAGGAATCCGGTGAGCCTGTGAACAAGCTAATGAATTCATGGACAAAGCAAAAGGGGTACCCAGTCGTCTCTGTCAAAGTCAAATATCAGAAATTGGAGTTTGAGCAG ATAAGTTATAAAGTTGATAGAATTACAGCTGATGCAGCCCCTGGGTCATCGGTTGCCAGtttttttattgaacttttCCTGCATTCAGCAAT GAAGCTTGGTTGGGAGCCTAAGACAGGTGAGAGCCATCTAGATACAATGTTGAGAGGAAAGGTTTTGACTGCCCTTGCTGTGTTTGGACATGATCTGACACTTAAAGAAGCAAGAAGACGTTTTCTAGCATTCTTGGATGACAGAAGTACACCACTCCTCCATCCTGACATAAGAAAG GCAGTATATGTGGCTGTAATGCGAAGAGTCAGCACCTCAAACAGATTTGGTTATGAATCTCTTTTGAGAGTGTACAGAGAGACTAATTCGAGCCAGGAGAAAGCACGCATTCTAA GTTCATTAACATCTTCTCCAGATCCCAACATAACTCTTGAAGCTCTCAACTTTTTGTTGTCTTCTGAG GTTCGTACCCAAGATGCTGTTCTTGGACTTGCTGTTAGTAGGGAAGGAAGGGAAACAGCTTGGTCATGGCTGAAG AATTACTGGGAGCATATTTCAAAAACCTGGGGTTCCGGATATCTAATAACTCACTTCATCAATTCAATTGTCTCACCG TTTGCTTCGTTTGAGAAGGCTGAAGAAATACAGGAGTTTTTTGCAAGCCGTACTAACTCCAAGATTGCTAGAACCTTGAAGCAGAGCATTGAAAGGGTTCACATCAATGCATATTGGGCTCAGAGTTTTAGGATTGAATTACAGAATCATCTTGCCTGGCCCTTTGAGCGAATTGAACAAACTTATTGTGTAATACTATGA
- the LOC115954273 gene encoding aminopeptidase M1-like isoform X3 — MKVMVSMEEFKGQPRLPKFAVPKRYDIKLKPNLTTCKFAGSVAIELKIVADTSFIVLNAAELSIGTTSVSFTHPAAHSSNSKQQVLKPLKVDVVEEDEILVLNFGDTLPIGLGLLTIHFQGSLNDKMKGFYISTYEHNDEKKNMAVTQFKPDDARRCFPCWDEPACKATFKITLDVPSELVARSNMPIIEEKVVGDLKTVSYQESPIMSTYSVAIVVGLFDYVEHLTSDGVKVRVYCQVGKVNPGKFALDVAVRTLELYEEYFAMPYSLPKLDMVAIPDFAFGSMENYGLVTYCETALLYDVQHSTTADKQRVVIAVAHELAHQWFGNLVTMEWRTHLWLNEGFATWVSYLAADRLFPEWKVWTQFLDDYTEGLGMDGLRESHPIERSLASYVKNFACSNAKTEDLWDALEEESGEPVNKLMNSWTKQKGYPVVSVKVKYQKLEFEQSRFLASGSHGDGQWIVPITLCCGSYDARKNFLLQTNSETLDMKELMSGESNLASAWVKLNVDQTGFYRVEYDEDLEARLRNAIENKYLSATDRLGILDDSFALCMARQKSFTSFLELLNAYKEELEYTVLSNLIKISYKVDRITADAAPGSSVASFFIELFLHSAMKLGWEPKTGESHLDTMLRGKVLTALAVFGHDLTLKEARRRFLAFLDDRSTPLLHPDIRKAVYVAVMRRVSTSNRFGYESLLRVYRETNSSQEKARILSSLTSSPDPNITLEALNFLLSSEVRTQDAVLGLAVSREGRETAWSWLKNYWEHISKTWGSGYLITHFINSIVSPFASFEKAEEIQEFFASRTNSKIARTLKQSIERVHINAYWAQSFRIELQNHLAWPFERIEQTYCVIL; from the exons ATGAAAGTTATGGTTTCCATGGAGGAATTCAAAGGGCAACCTCGGCTTCCAAAATTCGCTGTCCCAAAACGCTATGACATAAAGCTGAAACCGAACCTCACCACGTGCAAGTTTGCTGGCTCCGTGGCTATTGAGCTCAAAATCGTGGCAGATACCAGTTTCATCGTCCTCAACGCCGCTGAACTATCCATTGGTACCACCTCCGTATCTTTCACTCACCCAGCTGCACACTCTTCTAATTCTAAGCAGCAG GTGTTAAAGCCTTTAAAAGTTGATGTGGTTGAAGAGGACGAGATTTTGGTTTTGAACTTTGGTGACACTCTTCCCATTGGTCTCGGACTTCTCACTATCCACTTTCAAGGTTCCTTAAACGACAAAATGAAGGGCTTTTATATAAG TACATATGAGCACAATGATGAGAAGAAGAATATGGCAGTAACACAGTTTAAACCAGATGATGCTAGGCGATGCTTTCCTTGTTGGGATGAACCTGCTTGCAAG GCTACGTTCAAAATCACATTGGATGTGCCATCAGAACTAGTAGCTCGTTCCAACATGCCAATTATTGAAGAAAAAGTGGTTGGGGATTTGAAGACAGTTTCATATCAAGAATCACCAATCATGTCTACATATTCGGTGGCAATTGTTGTTGGTTTGTTTGATTATGTGGAACATCTTACATCTGATG GAGTTAAAGTTCGAGTATACTGTCAGGTTGGTAAAGTAAATCCAGGGAAATTCGCATTGGATGTTGCTGTTAGGACACTTGAATTATACGAAGA ATACTTTGCAATGCCTTACTCTCTTCCCAAATTGGATATGGTTGCAATTCCTGATTTTGCTTTTGGTTCCATGGAGAATTATGGTTTGGTTACATACTGTGAAACAGCTTTGCTCTATGATGTTCAGCATTCCACAACTGCTGATAAGCAGAGG GTTGTGATTGCTGTAGCCCACGAACTAGCACATCAGTGGTTTGGCAATCTTGTAACGATGGAATGGCGGACTCATTTGTGGCTGAATGAGGGGTTCGCAACATGG GTCAGTTATTTAGCAGCTGATCGCTTGTTCCCAGAATGGAAAGTGTGGACTCAGTTTCTTGATGACTATACAGAGGGTCTTGGGATGGATGGGCTTAGAGAGTCCCATCCCATTGAG AGGTCACTTGCTTcatatgtaaaaaattttgcttGCTCGAATGCGAAGACAGAAGATTTATGGGATGCACTAGAGGAGGAATCCGGTGAGCCTGTGAACAAGCTAATGAATTCATGGACAAAGCAAAAGGGGTACCCAGTCGTCTCTGTCAAAGTCAAATATCAGAAATTGGAGTTTGAGCAG TCACGATTTTTGGCAAGTGGTTCCCATGGGGATGGGCAATGGATTGTTCCAATAACATTATGCTGTGGCTCATATGATGCGCGCAAGAATTTTCTACTTCAAACAAATTCTGAAACTCTTGATATGAAAGAGCTCATGAGCGGCGAAAGCAATTTAGCATCTGCTTGGGTAAAACTTAATGTCGATCAGACTGGTTTCTATAGGGTTGAATATGATGAGGACCTTGAAGCTAGACTCCGAAATGCAATAGAGAACAAATACTTATCTGCAACAGACAGATTAG GCATCCTGGATGATTCATTTGCCCTTTGTATGGCTCGCCAGAAGTCTTTCACTTCATTTTTAGAGTTGCTGAATGCTTATAAGGAGGAACTCGAATATACCGTGCTGTCTAATTTAATCAAA ATAAGTTATAAAGTTGATAGAATTACAGCTGATGCAGCCCCTGGGTCATCGGTTGCCAGtttttttattgaacttttCCTGCATTCAGCAAT GAAGCTTGGTTGGGAGCCTAAGACAGGTGAGAGCCATCTAGATACAATGTTGAGAGGAAAGGTTTTGACTGCCCTTGCTGTGTTTGGACATGATCTGACACTTAAAGAAGCAAGAAGACGTTTTCTAGCATTCTTGGATGACAGAAGTACACCACTCCTCCATCCTGACATAAGAAAG GCAGTATATGTGGCTGTAATGCGAAGAGTCAGCACCTCAAACAGATTTGGTTATGAATCTCTTTTGAGAGTGTACAGAGAGACTAATTCGAGCCAGGAGAAAGCACGCATTCTAA GTTCATTAACATCTTCTCCAGATCCCAACATAACTCTTGAAGCTCTCAACTTTTTGTTGTCTTCTGAG GTTCGTACCCAAGATGCTGTTCTTGGACTTGCTGTTAGTAGGGAAGGAAGGGAAACAGCTTGGTCATGGCTGAAG AATTACTGGGAGCATATTTCAAAAACCTGGGGTTCCGGATATCTAATAACTCACTTCATCAATTCAATTGTCTCACCG TTTGCTTCGTTTGAGAAGGCTGAAGAAATACAGGAGTTTTTTGCAAGCCGTACTAACTCCAAGATTGCTAGAACCTTGAAGCAGAGCATTGAAAGGGTTCACATCAATGCATATTGGGCTCAGAGTTTTAGGATTGAATTACAGAATCATCTTGCCTGGCCCTTTGAGCGAATTGAACAAACTTATTGTGTAATACTATGA